Proteins encoded within one genomic window of Pygocentrus nattereri isolate fPygNat1 chromosome 11, fPygNat1.pri, whole genome shotgun sequence:
- the LOC108413238 gene encoding uncharacterized protein LOC108413238, with product MPSRTFSMFLLIAVTCPGHSTAAETVKASTGERVALPCKMPNDLIPKEPFFLWSNGIERICDLTTEKVTIYEAFEGRADVSEEKLKDGDCSLVLYNVNESDSGKYGFYKVGHKEELLLHVDLLVKAKDPTQSLTTARPPENQLQQTSGTSSAPDGQHTSHRIITGSVIGAAVVIDAVLLGICIYLCKRKKGRTPGGAGSNLDNRASIPLNN from the exons AT GCCCTCCAGAACATTTTCCATGTTCCTCCTGATTGCCGTTACTTGTCCTG GTCACAGTACTGCTGCTGAAACAGTGAAAGCATCAACTGGTGAACGCGTAGCCCTGCCATGTAAAATGCCAAATGATCTAATCCCGAAGGAACCATTCTTCTTGTGGAGCAATGGAATTGAGAGAATTTGTGACCTAACTACAGAAAAAGTTACAATTTACGAGGCCTTCGAGGGACGtgcagatgtttctgaggagaagCTTAAAGATGGAGACTGCTCGCTCGTCCTGTATAACGTCAATGAGTCTGACAGCGGAAAGTACGGATTTTACAAGGTGGGACACAAAGAAGAACTACTACTGCACGTGGATCTCTTAGTTAAAG CCAAGGATCCGACTCAAAGCCTCACCACAGCACGTCCACCAGAAAACCAGCTACAGCAGACCAGCGGCACCAGCTCAGCTCCTGACGGACAGCACACCT CTCATCGGATCATAACAGGATCTGTTATTGGTGCTGCTGTGGTGATCGACGCAGTTCTTCTCGGAATCTGCATCTATCTGTGTAAACGTAAAAAAG GAAGAACACCAGGCGGTGCAGGCAGTAACCTGGATAATCGTGCGTCCATACCACTGAATAATTGA